Proteins encoded in a region of the Lepeophtheirus salmonis chromosome 6, UVic_Lsal_1.4, whole genome shotgun sequence genome:
- the msn gene encoding serine/threonine-protein kinase mig-15, whose translation MANNSGLDDIDLASLKDPAGIFDLMEIVGNGTYGQVYKGRHTMTGQLAAIKVMDVTEDEEEEIKLEINVLKKYSHHRNIATYYGAFIKKCPAGKDDQLWLVMEYCGAGSVTDLVKSTKGQSLKEDWIAYISREVLRGLTHLHACKVIHRDIKGQNVLLTDNAEVKLVDFGVSAQLDRTIGRRNTFIGTPYWMAPEVIACDENPEATYDNRSDLWSLGITALEMAEAQPPLCDMHPMRALFLIPRNPPPRLKSKRWSSKFKNFIETVLVKDYHQRPYTDQLLKHPFVRDQPTERQVRIHIKDMLDRMKKHKEEKQREEMNQFQFSGSDDELPEAPLAGEPSSILQAPGENQLRKNFQAIQEHNKSAAQKQAALAAAQQQQQQRAQKEHRNSRKEEPPPVEPGPPSRPPLPHRLDGSNSSTPPGPPPQRPLPPPPGQQSNNDQLRRTESSKPATPPSRDQRNSRILPQPQQQQPPQQQQRKPEDLDVLAAQLNELAASPRNLLRIRQRQPSGGDKNSSNGNGLTAVPPPLVEDDDSSDDDDQPVQRDGTLQVNDPVPKPLRELQRKAPGRPLPPTPDDENCQNRDINAQVMPDLLPQQSSNLSGPSTPVSRMSEDQRQGISPHGGMHEKQKSFLSFGFSAEAAANNGNGGVRRESSHVPNVNVAPSSHDLVADTPEIRKYKKRFNSEILCAALWGVNLLIGTDTGLMLLDRSGQGKVYQLISRRRFLQMEVLEGQNILVTVSGKKNRVRVYYLSWLKSKILRTDNAIERRAGWINVGDLQGAVHFKIVKYERIKFLVIALRDSIEIYAWAPKPYHKFMAFKSFSELQHRPLLVDLTIEEGTRLKVVYGSTSGFHAVDLDSASVYDIYIPKHAQGPITPHTIVTLPNSNGMQLLLCYDNEGVYVNTYGKVAKNIVLQWGELPTSVAYIGTGQIMGWGNKAIEIRSVESGHLDGVFMHKKAQKLKFLCERNDKVFFSSAKGGSSCQIYFMTLNKPGMSNW comes from the exons GGCAATTAGCTGCCATTAAAGTCATGGACGTAACggaagatgaagaagaagaaattaaactTGAGATCAACGTTCTCAAGAAGTACTCGCATCACAGAAATATAGCAACCTATTATGGGgcgtttattaaaaaatgcccAGCAGGGAAGGACGATCAGCTATGGCTAGTAATGGAATATTGCGGAGCTGGATCTGTAACGGACCTCGTCAAATCCACCAAAGGACAAAGTCTAAAAGAAGATTGGATCGCTTATATCAGCAG AGAGGTACTGAGGGGCCTCACACATCTTCACGCATGCAAAGTTATACATCGAGATATAAAAGGTCAAAACGTTCTTTTAACGGACAATGCGGAAGTTAAGTTAGTAGATTTTGGAGTCAGTGCTCAATTGGATAGGACGATTGGGCGACGTAATACATTTATTGGAACCCCTTATTGGATGGCACCTGAAGTAATTGCCTGTGATGAAAATCCTGAAGCTACATACGATAACCGCTCAGACTTATGGTCCCTTGGTATCACAGCTTTAGAAATGGCTGAAGCTCAGCCACCGCTCTGCGATATGCATCCCATGAGAGCTTTATTCCTCATCCCTCGTAATCCTCCTCCACGACTGAAATCTAAGCGTTGGagttctaaatttaaaaactttattgaaacCGTTCTTGTGAAGGACTATCATCAAAGGCCATACACAGATCAACTTCTTAAACATCCTTTCGTCCGAGATCAACCTACAGAGCGACAAGTCCGAATCCATATCAAGGATATGTTGGACCGCATGAAGAAACACAAAGAAGAGAAACAAAGGGAAGAAATGAATCAATTCCAATTTTCTGGATCTGATGATGAACTCCCTGAGGCACCTCTTGCTGGCGAGCCTTCATCCATCCTACAAGCACCTGGAGAAAATCAGTTGAGGAAAAACTTCCAAGCCATTCAAGAGCATAATAAGAGTGCAGCTCAAAAACAAGCAGCACTCGCCGCGGCTCAACAACAGCAACAACAGAGGGCTCAAAAGGAACATCGTAATTCTCGTAAAGAAGAGCCCCCTCCAGTTGAACCAGGACCTCCCTCAAGACCACCGCTACCTCATCGATTGGATGGAAGTAATTCCTCCACTCCTCCAGGTCCTCCTCCCCAAAGACCCCTTCCACCACCACCAGGACAACAGTCTAATAATGATCAATTACGTAGAACAGAATCCTCAAAACCCGCGACTCCACCTTCTAGGGATCAAAGAAACTCAAGAATTCTGCCTCAGCCACAACAACAGCAACCTCCGCAGCAGCAACAGCGCAAGCCTGAGGATCTAGACGTTCTTGCTGCTCAATTAAATGAATTGGCAGCTAGTCCAAGGAATCTACTAAGGATAAGGCAGCGACAGCCAAGTGGAGGGGATAAAAATTCAAGTAATGGGAATGGATTGACAGCCGTTCCACCTCCCTTAGTAGAAGATGACGACAGCAGCGATGATGATGATCAACCAGTACAGAGAGATG GTACATTGCAAGTGAATGACCCCGTGCCCAAACCATTACGCGAGCTTCAACGAAAGGCCCCTGGTCGGCCTCTTCCCCCTACTCCAGAtgatgaaaattgtcaaaatcggGATATTAATGCCCAAGTGATGCCTGATTTGTTACCTCAGCAATCTAGTAATTTGTCAGGCCCCAGTACTCCAGTTAGTAGGATGTCCGAAGATCAACGTCaa GGAATATCTCCGCATGGAGGGATGCATGAAAAGCAGAAATCTTTCTTGTCGTTTGGGTTTTCGGCTGAGGCAGCTGCTAATAATGGCAACGGTGGGGTTCGTCGTGAATCATCCCACGTTCCGAATGTCAATGTTGCACCATCATCTCATGACCTTGTTGCAGATACTCCAGAAATACGCAAGTACAAGAAACGATTCAACTCTGAAATTCTCTGTGCAGCTCTTTGGGGAGTGAATCTCTTGATCGGCACCGACACAGGATTAATGCTACTAGATCGATCAGGGCAGGGGAAAGTGTATCAACTCATTTCCCGTCGTCGTTTTCTTCAAATGGAAGTTCTTGAGGGACAAAATATCCTTGTAACAGTGAGTGGAAAGAAGAATAGAGTCCGCGTATATTATTTGTCGTGGCTCAAATCTAAAATTCTTAGAACGGACAACGCTATAGAGAGGAGAGCAGGCTGGATTAATGTGGGAGACCTTCAAGGGGcagttcattttaaaattgtgaaatacGAGCGTATCAAGTTCCTGGTCATAGCTCTACGTGATTCTATAGAGATCTATGCTTGGGCTCCTAAGCCTTATCATAAGTTCATGGCCTTCAAGTCTTTCAGCGAACTTCAGCATCGACCACTTTTGGTAGATTTGACAATTGAAGAAGGTACACGTTTAAAAGTTGTTTATGGGTCTACGTCTGGATTCCACGCCGTGGACCTAGACTCTGCTTCCGTCTATGACATCTATATTCCAAAACATGCCCAAGGCCCTATTACACCTCATACCATTGTCACTTTGCCAAATTCTAATGGAATGCAGCTACTTCTTTGCTATGATAATGAAGGAGTGTACGTCAACACGTATGGAAAGGTTGCAAAGAACATAGTTTTACAATGGGGAGAATTACCCACTAGTGTTGCTTACATTGGGACTGGACAAATCATGGGATGGGGAAATAAGGCAATTGAGATTCGTTCAGTCGAGTCTGGCCACCTTGATGGAGTTTTTATGCacaaaaaagctcaaaaacTCAAGTTCCTTTGCGAAAGGAatgataaagtatttttctcaTCTGCTAAAGGTGGCTCTTCATGCCAAATATACTTTATGACACTCAATAAACCCGGAATGTCAAATTGGTAA